In Porites lutea chromosome 1, jaPorLute2.1, whole genome shotgun sequence, a single genomic region encodes these proteins:
- the LOC140940389 gene encoding metabotropic glutamate receptor 3-like: protein MKIRRLLILQALKAFVTLSCTCEVSDRSRISYRSQDDKDIAFGALLPLRSKDKLGRCETPAYTEGILWLRALNYAVKEVNRRWTKEFNASFRLTIRDTCNDEQIALEKALEFAKGYRNRVDLGETLVREENTTEDLIKPVLGVISASRNQDASVLLSLFKVPQVIFGRGKTAVDNSKNILRSISVGFYRARALTDLVKYFSWEAVSVVYSPTHQDDFETFLRISRIENLCVALTVKLSDEYEPVVDKLLSEPQSTVVFLFTTEEETSTLQQTVKAKAHQRNHFTWILSSQQNINCFSENSESDELFLQPQFPFIEGFRDYFQNKESLVKFKEVLESPIAPSSCLNSAKFESTAKHTKEEIQSSMNSVYLLAHAYETAFQTHREHFDRVFFSRSLGYVHGTLYSQNWKLFSGQRRMKQNMFSLIQIRHSSSSKRVINIGTWDSSWYINNLGINWSSHSTPRSSCGVQCSPGFVRVLKSGSKCCWSCLRCHYNQIVTDEYTCADCLREYWPNEDFTKCEFQWKRTFFGCTLAVAAVVLVFSFMVL from the exons ATGAAAATTCGACGTCTACTGATACTCCAGGCTCTCAAAGCTTTCGTAACTTTATCTTGTACTTGTGAAGTTTCAGATCGCTCTCGGATTTCATATCGCTCCCAAGATGACAAGGACATAGCATTTGGCGCTCTTTTACCTCTTCGGTCCAAAGATAAACTGGGAAGATGCGAAACTCCTGCATACACAGAAGGTATTCTTTGGCTGAGAGCTTTGAATTATGCAGTTAAGGAAGTAAATAGAAGATGGACGAAAGAGTTTAATGCGTCTTTTCGTTTAACAATCCGTGATACATGCAACGATGAACAAATAGCACTGGAAAAAGCTCTCGAGTTTGCGAAAGGCTACAGAAATAGAGTCGACTTGGGTGAAACTCTAGTTAGAGAAGAAAATACCACCGAAGATCTAATAAAGCCTGTATTGGGTGTAATATCAGCTTCGCGAAATCAAGATGCTTCAGTCCTTCTAAGTCTCTTCAAGGTCCCACAAGTAATTTTTGGCAGGGGTAAAACGGCAGTTGACAATTCTAAAAATATCTTGCGTTCTATTTCAGTCGGTTTTTACAGAGCTCGTGCGCTCACAGAtcttgtgaaatatttttcctgGGAAGCTGTATCGGTAGTTTATTCGCCCACCCATCAAGATGATTTTGAAACCTTTCTGCGCATTTCGAGGATAGAAAACCTCTGTGTTGCACTTACAGTAAAGCTTAGCGATGAGTATGAGCCCGTTGTAGACAAACTACTGTCGGAACCTCAATCTACAgtggtttttctttttaccaCGGAGGAGGAAACGAGTACTTTACAACAAA CCGTAAAGGCAAAGGCACATCAAAGGAATCATTTTACATGGATCTTATCCAGCCAACAAAATATTAACTGTTTTAGTGAAAATTCTGAAAGCGACGAACTATTTCTTCAACCTCAATTTCCTTTTATTGAAGGATTCAGGGACtatttccaaaacaaagaaagtctTGTTAAGTTCAAAGAGGTTCTTGAGTCACCAATAGCTCCAAGCAGCTGTTTAAACTCTGCAAAGTTTGAATCGACGGCCAAACATACAAAGGAAGAAATCCAGTCGTCTATGAACAGTGTTTATCTCCTTGCACACGCATACGAAACAGCCTTTCAAACGCATCGAGAGCATTTTGACCGTGTCTTTTTCTCTAGAAGTCTGGGTTATGTACACGGCACCTTATACAGTCAAAACTGGAAGCTGTTTTCTGGTCAGCGGCGTATGAAACAGAACATGTTTTCTTTGATCCAAATACGGCACAGTAGTTCTTCAAAGCGGGTTATTAATATTGGTACTTGGGATAGCTCTTGGTATATTAACAATCTTGGAATTAACTGGAGTAGCCATTCAACACCAAGGTCTTCGTGTGGCGTCCAGTGCTCTCCTGGCTTCGTCCGGGTTCTAAAGAGTGGTAGTAAATGTTGCTGGTCCTGTCTACGTTGCCATTACAATCAGATTGTAACAGACGAATACACATGCGCAGACTGTTTGCGTGAGTACTGGCCCAATGAAGATTTTACCAAGTGCGAATTTCAGTGGAAAAGAACTTTTTTTGGATGCACGCTGGCAGTCGCTGCTGTAGTGTTGGTCTTTTCATTTATGGTTCTTTGA